The Pelodiscus sinensis isolate JC-2024 chromosome 6, ASM4963464v1, whole genome shotgun sequence sequence ctgaaaaTGCTTTTGCCTCAGGGGTTCATAGCAATGGGGTTGTTTGAAGTGAACCTAGAAACTGCACAGAGAAAGGAGCCATTTCAGAAAATAATTATTAATGATATTGTATTGTCCTACTGTTTTCCTCCCAATCACTCTGCTGTTAACAAGAAATAAACAATAAACTGCAATAATTGGCTACCCTATGTATGTGGAAAAGCACTATCGTAAAGAGTCCCTCTTGCTGTGTGGCTATGCATTTAAACCTGCAGGTGGCGTGAAATATACACAGATCCTTTTCAATATGTACAACGGAAAACATTTCAATCTGCTTAGTTTGCTGCTAGTGCCATGTCTTTAGAgtgtattttcaaatatattacaaCATTATCTCTAGCACTGCTTTTTACATGTTTGttactattaatttaatttgcagATGAAATTCCTACAGTGGTTGGGATCTTTAGTGCTTTTGGCCTTGTCTTCACAGTCTCCCTCTTCGCTTGGATCTGCTGCCAGCGTAAATCTTCCAAATCCAACAAGACCCCTCCCTACAAATTTGTCCATGTGCTGAAGGGAGTTGACATTTATCCAGAGAACCTCAACAGTAAGAAAAAATTTGGAGCAGATGACAAATGTGAAGCAAAAAGCAAACCAGTGATGCCAAAGAATTCTCTTCACCTTGACCTGGAGAAGAGAGATTTGAATGGCAACTTCCCCAAAACAACCCCCAAAATCCAGAGCTCTCCAGATGTTGAGAACTTGACTCCAAAGCATTTTgcagaaagggagaaaaattcaATCTCCCCCGAGAGCATAAAATCCAACACTTCACTGTCTTCTGAAGAGAAACAAGACAAGTTAGggactctctttttctctttagaGTACAACTTTGAGAAGAAGGCATTTGTGGTAAACATCAAAGAAGCACGTGGATTGCCAGCCATGGATGAGCAGTCCATGACTTCTGATCCCTACATCAAAATGACAATCTTGCCCGAGAAGAAGCACAAGGTGAAAACCAGAGTGCTGAGAAAAACCTTAGATCCAGCTTTTGATGAAACCTTCACCTTTTATGGGATCCCCTATAGCCAAGTCCAAGATTTAATCCTTCACTTTATGATCTTGAGTTTTGACAGGTTTTCCAGAGATGACGTAATTGGAGAAGTCCTCATGCCACTGGAAGGAGTTGAATTGTCAGAAGGAAGGATGTTAATGAACAGAGAGATCATCAAAAGAAATGTTAGGGTAATCTattttaaatatctttgaaaGTACTTTGGTGTTTTTTATAatcatattattattttattggtATCTTAGAAAAGTAGGGAAAGAGCTGATCATTACAACCATTGAGAAGATTTGCATGGTGGCATTATGGGGAGACAAGAATACAAGTGCAATCAAAGATCACTCAGTGAGCTTTCTATAAGAAATTGCTAATAGGCCAAATCCTATTTTCTTATGCAATTGGTGCAATGTACTTCAATGGAACCACTTACGTTAGGTCAGCAGGACCTGACCCAAATTAATCAGGCTGGCAAGAACAAAATGAACAGCTTCTCCCCATTCTCTATTGATGATGGGCAATTACGACATTACTGAAagcttattgaagtcaatgggaatcactTAGTTGACTACAAGCCATCCTAGACCAACAAATATTTATCCAATATTGTATTTGAAACCTTTCACATGTTGAATACATTTTCATTGAAACTATATTCATTGACATATGTGGTATTATCTGGTATCTTAAGTATTGTAACACAGGCTGAAGCTCTACTAATAAAAGGAGGATGCTCTGGGCAATCTCCTGGGCTCATTGAAATCCATCAGAACTCCTGTTGGATTAAGTGTGGTCCAGAATTTAACCCTTTATTGAATATCTAGGTTTTGGAAGAAAAGGTATTTCAAAGCCATCACAACTGAATTGTACTCACCAGTTCCTACGGATTTGGCACGTGTATTGATGTTAATGTAATTGCTTTAAAAAGATCAAGCATTACATCAAATTGAATTAATGACAGCAAGCCAATATTCCTATCAGCAATATTGTTATTTTTTACTCTAATGCTGCAGCACAACAGCTCAGTAATCTTGATACCGTACATATCAGAGAGGGTTGATCTTTTGGTCCCTAACTcttgtatttgcttttcttggtGTGAATCCATTGTTCTTGCAACTATAGAGAATAAccctgatttcttctttcttcCATTTAAATAATAGTCATCCAGTGAGTACTAGGGACAACATTTCATTAAAATTTTGAGTCTGTAtttgtcaaaatgtttcattgcaGATTATGGTCAATTGCAGTGTTTGATATACCTTTTCTGTTTTAGCTCTgtttataattttttattttcactGAGATATATTTCCTGTGATGGATGGTCAAGAATAATTTTAAATCTTTATGTTACTATAGACAGACTGAACTAATGGGTTTCTTCCATGACAATCTATATTTTCTCCTTGGTTTTCTGCTCAGTTTACTAACAAGCCATTGACACAGTTTTGTAACCAGAATACATTGGATCAAGTCTGATAAATAGTAGCATAGCACTATGATACCACTACTATTAGTAATACTACTGCAAATAGCTCCTTTACAGCTATACCAATGTGTTCCAGCATCTGGTCTCATGACATTTTCAAAAAGTATAATAATGACTCCAATTCACagcaaagataatgaccaagatATTTGCTCACAAAGGTTCTCTTTTCATCTCCGTAGAAGTCTTCTGGGCGTGGAGAATTACTGATCTCTCTCTGCTACCAATCTACAACAAACACTCTAACGGTGGTTGTTTTAAAAGCCAGACATCTACCCAAAGCTGATGTTTCAGGATTATCAGGTACTGACTTTAAAAACATACTAAGCTTGGGAAGTTACAGTTTAAAGATTTTGTCTGTGTTATCACCCATGGTCTCATGGCCTGTATGATCTGTCACTCATTCTTACATTGTTCACAGAGACAGGTAATATTTTGAATTCCAAGATTGATCCTATATAGTATTTGCTAAGAAATTAAGTATCTT is a genomic window containing:
- the SYT4 gene encoding synaptotagmin-4 isoform X2: MAPISATREEFVSLFAWICCQRKSSKSNKTPPYKFVHVLKGVDIYPENLNSKKKFGADDKCEAKSKPVMPKNSLHLDLEKRDLNGNFPKTTPKIQSSPDVENLTPKHFAEREKNSISPESIKSNTSLSSEEKQDKLGTLFFSLEYNFEKKAFVVNIKEARGLPAMDEQSMTSDPYIKMTILPEKKHKVKTRVLRKTLDPAFDETFTFYGIPYSQVQDLILHFMILSFDRFSRDDVIGEVLMPLEGVELSEGRMLMNREIIKRNVRKSSGRGELLISLCYQSTTNTLTVVVLKARHLPKADVSGLSDPYVKVNLYHAKKRISKKKTHVKKCTPNAVFNELFVFDIPCEGLEDISIEFLVLDSDRGSRNEIIGRLTLGASAEGTSGEHWKEICEYPRRQIAKWHMLCDG
- the SYT4 gene encoding synaptotagmin-4 isoform X1 translates to MAPISATREEFDEIPTVVGIFSAFGLVFTVSLFAWICCQRKSSKSNKTPPYKFVHVLKGVDIYPENLNSKKKFGADDKCEAKSKPVMPKNSLHLDLEKRDLNGNFPKTTPKIQSSPDVENLTPKHFAEREKNSISPESIKSNTSLSSEEKQDKLGTLFFSLEYNFEKKAFVVNIKEARGLPAMDEQSMTSDPYIKMTILPEKKHKVKTRVLRKTLDPAFDETFTFYGIPYSQVQDLILHFMILSFDRFSRDDVIGEVLMPLEGVELSEGRMLMNREIIKRNVRKSSGRGELLISLCYQSTTNTLTVVVLKARHLPKADVSGLSDPYVKVNLYHAKKRISKKKTHVKKCTPNAVFNELFVFDIPCEGLEDISIEFLVLDSDRGSRNEIIGRLTLGASAEGTSGEHWKEICEYPRRQIAKWHMLCDG